In Toxoplasma gondii ME49 chromosome VIII, whole genome shotgun sequence, a single genomic region encodes these proteins:
- a CDS encoding hypothetical protein (encoded by transcript TGME49_229750), translated as MSPPRAAPSAAPTSGNRQSPPSSSSSSSSSSSSSSSSSSSSSSSSSSSSSSSSSSSSSSSSSSSPASSRNASSSSGCSSSPAAPTGSSLSPSSKKSSQKASGPSGAASAASPARSRAPIPQRDSKEIAAEVLPISPRLSVASISPPPLSPLCLFSRNVDAATEDARGRDAQRTRVEVKGEEGDRKETPSGDAKAPAAPGGDRAPVSAPLAFLHALQALGDSLEKDSSTTSPRRSADVSPATKAPGSSEETKGRVWGGEKGYDERAKKRRDAVDASLRLGETETETSVEASQALLTSVCGAQTATELALLRDLIEPPFTRSASFFPSLLSGETQEGTAAETFVAASPLSEKRVKTLLDAGSDPGEAAEKEKKALSPSELLQQVCGRAMLQRAFLGLAAVRSLDDALNEVWDKVTECMYTRTRLRLLEKAELLRLAQEEERAKENEATEDTSDAVCGKQASPSSAGVPTQPPPAEETGSKGGDASQLAVARVKAPVAIEARMRKLGDWYSQVHDCLSTSSADTPNDPTTARSSSSSSSPSPSSPSVSLSSSLSSCAGLPELRRRLISLQWREIPGGVLTLRSQSRALCSLQQETEDLLHAVSLGRSCAATEKGRRTYRQLFIHRKTSEENAFDTPAFDAFLRHLKTRKEEEDPRSNGDGTKERAREDLRREAPNTRGRDAGGTRAGSRVPSGEALTRRGDPDERQREEEREQAAQHSSLYSAAVAAVAASQAGEEGCERAHETLLLLLNSELQGRVKEKEKLEEIKRQREQAEQQEESLAAKAAQFPKKLRQLQQVLREMDEMCNTILSSCASETVEFPAEAKRLPAPLLSIFSSFFFHARLSGDAAIASLSVEASSFRRLKKRERDAQETPGGCEPKRQRLGESAEVEKEDAAEERNGEQETDRESGREEGKRQLEMLHDKEVHVEIAADPHLPLPSLFLSSAVAGASASDSAREEAAVPSQSSERGVADFSPASLFPLLLVFRYNANLEVTLLHAPLPPKALPHPTVPYLQHLFPGNFADLGEMPGDLDPTQGWLFNWVASMACLPPPPSCCASAQVNIKEFVSAIRRRVYARAWALQLLHHYCRHPERPPPLQALHSLLLLLPSPGAALGSCVLFTPVSALEVPAFSAGPAEVASLFGDEDKGDRDSASPRLFCGPASNSEAPAAGRKKGEDDVEKDIWKRMREAFLEDEDALAFKAIFEAHGRRVYALIKVFLNDRPANFRLFENVAPAPTSPPDAREGDEGQNAKEDLEEETPKEERSAEVDEGPSRLSLEALEEMVNVTVVDRFSAYPAKLALGLLAAQIEHLKCGVDRYAGGEALERSEMERPSEKVKKTALLAEKRLGVENGEEEGLSAAAEDDSVHE; from the exons tcttcttcttcttcctcttcttcttcctcttcttcttcttcgtcttcttcctcttcctcttcttcttcctcttcttcttcttcgtcttcttcctcttcctcttcctcctcttcgcccgcttcttctcggaatgcttcctcttcttcgggatgctcttcttccccggcTGCGCCGACAggttcctccctctctccttcgtcaaAAAAGTCATCTCAAAAGGCTTCTGGACCCTCTGGCGCCGCCTCGGCCGCTTCGCCTGCGCGTTCGCGGGCGCCCATCCCtcagagagactcgaaggAAATTGCGGCCGAGGTTCTACCTATCTCCCCACGCTTGTCTGTGGCGTCTatctctccgcctcctctgtctcctttgtgtctgttttctcggaACGTTGATGcggcgacagaagacgcgagagggcGCGACGCCCAGCGGACGCGCGTTGAGgtgaagggagaggaaggagacaggaaagaaacgccttCCGGGGACGCGAAGGCCCCTGCGGCTCCTGGAGGAGACCGCGCGCCTGTCtcggcgcctctcgcctttctgcatgcgctccagGCTCTCGGAGACAGCCTGGAGAAAGACTCCTCGACGACCAGTCCTCGAAGGTCCGCCGATGTCTCTCCGGCGACGAAAGCACCGGGCAGCagtgaagagacgaaagggcGGGTGTGGGGTGGGGAGAAAGGATACGAtgaaagagcgaagaagagacgggacGCGGTGGATGCCTCGTTGCGACtcggggagacagagaccgagACGTCCGTCGAGGCGAGCCAGGCCCTCTTGACCTCCGTCTGTGGTGCACAGACAGCGACCGAGCTGGCGCTGCTTCGCGACTTGATCGAGCCGCCCTTCACACGctctgcgtccttcttcccttcacTTCTGtcaggagagacgcaggagggCACCGCGGCAGAGACCTTTGTCGCggcctcgcctctgtcggAGAAGAGGGTGAAGACGCTTCTGGATGCCGGCTCGGATCCTggggaagctgcagagaaggagaagaaggcactCAGCCCCTCCGAGCTCCTGCAGCAAGTCTGTGGCCGCGCCATGCTTCAGCGCGCCTTTCTCGGCCTCGCGGCGGTGCGCAGCCTCGACGACGCGCTGAACGAGGTGTGGGACAAGGTGAccgagtgtatgtacacgcGAACTCGACTGCGCTtgctggagaaggcggaacttctgcgtctggcgcaagaggaggagcgggcgaaggagaacgaagcgacGGAGGACACCAGCGACGCGGTGTGCGGGAAGCAGGCCTCGCCCTCCAGCG CTGGCGTCCCAACACAGCCGCCTCccgccgaggagacaggctcGAAGGGTGGAGACGCCTCCCAGTTGGCGGTCGCGCGCGTCAAGGCGCCGGTGGCGATTGAGGCGAGAATGAGGAAGCTCGGAGACTG GTACTCTCAAGTTCACGACTGCTTGTCGACGTCGTCTGCCGACACTCCCAACGACCCCACGACTgcccgctcttcttcttcgtcttcttctccgtctccttcttctccttctgtttctctgtcttcttctctctcgtcgtgtGCTGGCTTGCCGGAGTTGCGCCGGCGGTTGATTTCCCTGCAGTGGAGGGAGATTCCGGGGGGTGTGTTGACTCTTCGTTCCCAGAGCCGCGCGCTTTGCTCCCTTCAGCAGGAGACGGAGGAtttgctgcatgcggtgTCTCTGGGGCGCAGCTGcgcggcgacagagaaggggCGACGGACGTACCGGCAGCTGTTCATACACCGCAAGacgagcgaagagaacgcgTTCGACACACCGGCTTTCGACGCCTTTCTCCGCCACCTGAAGAcccggaaagaagaagaagatccgCGAAGCAACGGAGAcggaacgaaggagagggcgagagaggactTGCGGCGAGAGGCGCCGAACACTcgcggcagagacgctgGAGGGACGCGAGCGGGCTCGCGAGTCCCGAGCGGCGAAGCGTTAACCAGACGAGGCGATCctgacgagagacagagagaagaagaacgagaacaaGCCGCGCAACACAGCTCTCTGTACTCCGCAGCAGTCGCCGCTGTGGCCGCCTCTcaagctggagaagaagggtgCGAGCGCGCTCACGAgacgctgcttctcctgctgAACTCGGAGCTCCAAGGGAGAgtcaaagagaaggagaagctcgaggaaattaagcggcagagagaacag GCGGAACAACAGGAAGAGAGTCTTGCGGCGAAGGCTGCGCAGTTCCCGAAGAAGCTCCGACAGCTTCAGCAAGTGCTGCGCGAGATGGATGAAATGTGCAATACCATTCTATCCAGCTGCGCCTCAGAAACGGTCGAGTTTCCTGCCGAAGCCAAGCGCCTgcctgctcctcttctctctatcttttcctcctttttcttccacgCGCGACTCTCGGGCGACGCCGCCATCGCCAGCCTGAGTGTGGAGGCGTCCTCGTTCCGCAGACTGAAGAAGCGTGAGCGAGATGCACAAGAGACTCCTGGGGGGTGTGaaccgaagagacagcgccTGGGAGAGTCGGccgaggtggagaaggaagacgccgcggaggagagaaacggggagcaagagacagacagagagagcggacgcgaagaaggcaaacgCCAGCTGGAGATGTTACACGACAAAGAAGTGCACGTCGAAATCGCAGCAGACCCCCACCTCCCTCTACCG tctctctttctctcgagtgCAGTGGCTGGGGCGTCGGCGTCGGACTCTGCTCGCGAGGAGGCTGCGGTCCCTTCACAGAGCTCGGAGAGAGGCGTCGCGGACTTCTCGCCGGcctcgctgtttcctctcctactCGTATTCCGCTACAACGCGAACCTCGAGGTCACTCTGCTGCATGCCCCCCTCCCGCCCAAGGCCTTGCCCCACCCCACAGTCCCCTATCTCCAACATCTCTTTCCTG GGAACTTTGCAGACCTCGGCGAGATGCCCGGCGACCTTGATCCGAC GCAAGGGTGGCTGTTCAACTGGGTTGCGTCTATGGCGTGTTTGCCGCCTCCTCCGAGTTGTTGTGCGTCTGCGCAAGTGAACATCAAGGAGTTCGTTTCTGCGATTCGCCGAAGAG TCTACGCTCGTGCCTGGGCACTGCAGCTGCTCCACCACTACTG CCGGCATCCTGAACGGCCGCCtcctctgcaggcgctgcactcgctgctgcttcttctcccttcgccGGGGGCGGCTCTCGGAAGCTGCGTTCTGTTCAcacctgtctctgctctcgaaGTTCCTGCTTTTTCTGCCGGTCCGGCCGAGGTCGCTTCCCTCTTCGGAGATGAAGacaaaggcgacagagacagcgctTCGCCCCGCCTCTTCTGCGGCCCTGCGTCGAACTCCGAGGCGCCGGcggcagggaggaagaagggagaagacgacgtggagaaagacatttggaaacgcatgcgagaggcgtttctcgaggacgaagacgcgctCGCGTTTAAGGCGATCTTCGAGGCACACGGTCGGCGCGTCTACGCCCTCATCAAGGTCTTCCTCAATGACAG ACCGGCGAACTTCCGCCTCTTCGAGAACGTAGCGCCAGCGCCTACCTCGCCTCccgacgcgagagaaggagacgaagggcaAAACGCGAAAGAGGACTTGGAAGAGGAGACCCCCAAGGAAGAGCGGAGTGCGGAGGTCGACGAAGGCCCCtcacgtctctctctcgag GCACTTGAGGAGATGGTCAACGTTACAGTTGTAGACCGATTCTCTGCGTATCCTGCAAAGCTTGctctcggtcttctcgcAGCCCAAATCGAACATCTCAAA tgCGGCGTCGACCGCTACGCGGGGGGCGAGGCcttggagagaagcgagatgGAACGTCCTTcagagaaagtgaaaaaaACGGCGTTGCTCGCGGAGAAGCGGTTGGGCgtcgagaacggagaggaagaaggcctgTCTGCCGCAGCCGAGGACGACTCAGTCCATGAATAG